The following are encoded together in the Raineyella sp. LH-20 genome:
- a CDS encoding low specificity L-threonine aldolase, producing MPAPLHDPTRHGFASDNISGVHPEVIEALVAANGGHVVSYGEDPYTERLQQVIRRHFGDRAVAYPVFNGTGANIMSLATLTERWDAVICAETAHIHVDECGAPEKLVGVKTLTVPSPDGKLTPALIDRVAHGFGEAHHAQPAVVSVAQCTEVGTVYTPDELRALADHAHALGMQLHIDGSRLANAAVSLGCGLGDITTAIGADVLSLGGTKNGLMGAEAVVVLNPDAVRGPQYVRKFLTQLPSKMRFISAQLLALYDGDLWRRSAGHANAMATRLAAGVRDLPDVRITQSVDADAVFAILPKEAAERLRERFFFYDWDEAAGEVRWMCTFDTTEADVDAFVATLTDALAAVPA from the coding sequence ATGCCCGCACCGCTCCATGATCCGACCCGCCACGGTTTCGCGTCCGACAACATCTCCGGGGTCCATCCCGAGGTGATCGAAGCGCTCGTGGCGGCCAACGGCGGCCACGTGGTCAGCTACGGCGAGGATCCCTACACCGAACGGCTCCAGCAGGTCATCCGACGCCACTTCGGCGACCGCGCCGTCGCCTACCCCGTCTTCAACGGGACCGGCGCCAACATCATGTCGCTGGCGACCCTCACCGAGCGGTGGGACGCCGTGATCTGCGCCGAGACCGCCCACATCCACGTGGACGAGTGCGGCGCCCCGGAGAAGCTGGTCGGCGTCAAGACGTTGACCGTGCCGAGCCCGGACGGCAAGCTCACCCCTGCCCTCATCGACCGGGTCGCCCACGGTTTCGGTGAGGCACATCACGCGCAGCCCGCGGTGGTGAGCGTGGCGCAGTGCACCGAGGTGGGCACCGTCTACACCCCCGACGAGCTGCGGGCGTTGGCCGACCACGCCCACGCACTGGGGATGCAGCTGCACATCGACGGCTCCCGGCTGGCCAACGCGGCCGTCTCGCTGGGGTGCGGGCTCGGTGACATCACCACCGCCATCGGGGCGGACGTGCTCAGCCTCGGCGGCACCAAGAACGGCCTGATGGGCGCCGAGGCGGTGGTCGTGCTCAACCCCGACGCCGTCCGCGGACCCCAGTACGTCCGCAAGTTCCTCACCCAGCTGCCGAGCAAGATGCGGTTCATCTCGGCCCAGTTGCTCGCCCTGTACGACGGCGACCTGTGGCGGCGCTCGGCCGGACATGCCAACGCGATGGCCACCCGGCTGGCCGCCGGCGTCCGCGACCTGCCGGACGTACGCATCACCCAGTCCGTCGACGCCGACGCGGTGTTCGCGATCCTGCCGAAGGAGGCCGCCGAGCGGCTGCGGGAGCGGTTCTTCTTCTACGACTGGGACGAGGCCGCCGGCGAGGTCCGGTGGATGTGCACCTTCGACACCACCGAGGCCGACGTCGACGCCTTCGTGGCGACGCTGACCGACGCGCTGGCGGCGGTCCCCGCCTGA
- a CDS encoding DUF1684 domain-containing protein: MGSGPDWTRWERSEWKRWHLMRERGLAAPHGWLSITALHWLDEEPRPIEGFPGLWSGDEVEVRVELADEDAVLRYDAPVSGSVDIPLEEDESDDSLVHDGIVAEAGVRGGRPMVRLRDPQAPTRTDFTGVPTYDWDPGWIVPAHFDRFPTDLVREVETAQPDVRQPMTFWGEVWFTRDGQDVQLLVSGGHGDAYVVFHDPTNGVDTADWRFVALGEVDPEGGTSMDFNRALNFPAAFVPSYAICPRPVAENVIPFPVTAGERRPDAD; the protein is encoded by the coding sequence ATGGGCAGCGGACCCGACTGGACGAGGTGGGAGCGCAGCGAGTGGAAGCGCTGGCACCTGATGCGGGAGAGAGGCCTCGCCGCACCCCACGGTTGGCTGTCGATCACCGCCCTGCACTGGCTGGACGAGGAGCCCCGCCCGATCGAGGGGTTCCCCGGACTGTGGTCCGGTGACGAGGTCGAGGTGCGGGTCGAGTTGGCGGACGAGGACGCCGTGCTGCGCTACGACGCACCGGTCAGCGGATCGGTCGACATCCCGCTGGAGGAGGACGAGTCCGACGACTCCCTCGTCCACGACGGGATCGTCGCGGAGGCCGGGGTCCGGGGCGGGCGGCCGATGGTGCGGTTGCGCGACCCGCAGGCGCCGACCCGGACCGACTTCACCGGCGTGCCCACGTACGACTGGGATCCGGGATGGATCGTCCCGGCGCACTTCGACCGGTTCCCGACCGACCTGGTCCGTGAGGTGGAGACCGCCCAGCCGGACGTACGCCAGCCGATGACGTTCTGGGGCGAGGTGTGGTTCACCCGCGACGGACAGGACGTCCAACTGCTGGTCAGCGGTGGCCACGGGGACGCGTACGTCGTCTTCCACGACCCCACCAACGGCGTCGACACCGCCGACTGGCGGTTCGTGGCGCTGGGCGAGGTCGATCCCGAGGGTGGCACCTCGATGGACTTCAACCGCGCGCTCAATTTCCCGGCCGCCTTCGTGCCCTCGTACGCCATCTGCCCGCGGCCGGTGGCCGAGAACGTCATCCCCTTTCCGGTGACCGCCGGGGAACGCCGACCCGACGCCGACTGA
- a CDS encoding MarR family transcriptional regulator, with the protein MDRRTTNRSGVDPHSAEDPAPTGAEMPTPDSEALLSLANDVRLVCQQISRRVRFESGTDVAPHQFSVLVKLRNRRWTPGELAEAERVSPPSMTRTVNCLCELGLVEKVGNPDDGRQRVLHLTPAGEDVVDRTINARDTWMMQRLSELSDEERAVLAAATTVLQGVLAR; encoded by the coding sequence ATGGACAGGCGCACCACGAACAGGTCGGGCGTCGACCCGCACAGCGCGGAGGATCCGGCGCCGACCGGCGCGGAGATGCCGACCCCCGACTCCGAGGCCCTGTTGAGCCTCGCCAATGATGTCCGGCTGGTCTGCCAGCAGATCAGCCGCCGGGTGCGCTTCGAGAGCGGCACCGACGTGGCGCCGCACCAGTTCAGCGTCCTGGTGAAGCTGAGGAACCGCCGGTGGACGCCGGGCGAGCTGGCGGAGGCCGAGCGGGTGAGCCCGCCGAGCATGACCCGGACGGTCAACTGCCTGTGCGAGCTCGGGCTGGTCGAGAAGGTCGGCAACCCCGACGACGGCCGCCAGCGCGTCCTGCACCTCACCCCCGCGGGGGAGGACGTCGTCGATCGTACGATCAACGCCCGCGACACCTGGATGATGCAGCGCCTCTCGGAACTCTCCGACGAGGAGCGCGCCGTCCTGGCCGCCGCCACCACGGTGCTGCAGGGGGTGCTCGCCCGATGA
- a CDS encoding MFS transporter yields MSRTATPAEALDRTSEAGDRTSPTASSARSSVGATASSARTSAAASRRRSRRPLPATPHGIFASLHLRNYRLYFFGMLLSNIGLWMFRVAQDWLVLTQLTQHSSLALGTITGLQFLPVLLLSAYGGAIADRFDQRKLLMVTQAAAGLVALVQAVLVLTGTVQLWHVYLLAALGGVVASFDNPARQAFVSELVPESYLVNAVGLNATTFNMSRLLGPGLAGLMIGVAGVGPAILVNAISYAATLAALVLMDPVDLHGAPKTRGRGSVRAGMAYVAHRPDVLLVMFMVFMLGTFGLNFQVTNALMATQVFRVGPEQYGLMGTVMGVGTLGAALMAASRKQPRMVVLVAALGGFTVGMIGLTVAPSYLVYVLLLILVGLTSLTVMTSANATVQLSVDPAMRGRVMALYMMVFMGGTPIGAPLIGWVGAQFGARATLGVGAAATGLATVAALWVLLRARRGEHAREGAPGAADRGTMAA; encoded by the coding sequence ATGAGCCGCACCGCCACTCCGGCCGAGGCTCTCGACCGCACATCCGAGGCCGGCGATCGTACGTCGCCCACGGCCTCGTCCGCCCGCTCGTCGGTCGGGGCCACAGCCTCGTCGGCCCGGACGTCGGCCGCCGCGTCCCGGCGTCGCTCGCGCCGGCCGCTCCCGGCCACCCCGCACGGCATCTTCGCCTCGCTCCACCTGCGCAACTACCGTCTCTACTTCTTCGGCATGCTGCTGTCGAACATCGGGCTGTGGATGTTCCGGGTGGCCCAGGACTGGCTGGTGCTGACCCAGCTCACCCAGCACTCGTCGTTGGCGCTGGGCACGATCACCGGCCTGCAGTTCCTGCCGGTCCTGCTGCTCTCCGCGTACGGCGGGGCGATCGCCGACAGGTTCGACCAGCGCAAGCTGCTGATGGTCACCCAGGCCGCGGCCGGGCTGGTCGCTCTGGTGCAGGCGGTCCTGGTGCTGACCGGCACCGTGCAGCTGTGGCACGTCTATCTGCTCGCCGCGTTGGGTGGTGTGGTCGCCTCGTTCGACAACCCGGCCCGCCAGGCGTTCGTCTCCGAGCTGGTCCCCGAGTCCTACCTGGTCAACGCCGTCGGTCTGAACGCCACCACCTTCAACATGTCCCGGTTGCTCGGTCCCGGCCTCGCCGGTCTGATGATCGGTGTCGCCGGGGTCGGCCCGGCCATCCTGGTCAACGCGATCAGCTATGCCGCGACCCTGGCCGCCCTGGTGCTGATGGATCCGGTCGACCTGCACGGCGCGCCGAAGACCCGCGGCCGGGGCTCGGTGCGGGCCGGCATGGCGTACGTGGCGCACCGCCCGGACGTCCTGCTGGTGATGTTCATGGTGTTCATGCTCGGCACGTTCGGGCTGAACTTCCAGGTCACCAACGCCCTGATGGCCACCCAGGTGTTCCGCGTCGGGCCCGAACAGTACGGCCTGATGGGCACCGTGATGGGCGTCGGCACGCTCGGCGCGGCCCTGATGGCGGCGTCTCGCAAGCAGCCGCGGATGGTGGTGCTGGTCGCCGCGCTGGGCGGCTTCACCGTCGGGATGATCGGCCTCACCGTCGCCCCGTCGTACCTCGTCTACGTCCTGCTGTTGATCCTCGTCGGCCTCACCTCACTGACGGTGATGACCAGCGCCAACGCGACCGTGCAGCTCTCCGTCGATCCGGCCATGCGTGGCCGGGTGATGGCGCTCTACATGATGGTGTTCATGGGCGGCACGCCGATCGGCGCCCCGCTGATCGGCTGGGTCGGTGCCCAGTTCGGGGCCCGCGCCACGCTGGGTGTCGGGGCCGCAGCCACCGGGCTGGCCACCGTGGCCGCACTGTGGGTGCTGCTCCGGGCCCGGCGTGGGGAGCACGCCCGCGAGGGGGCGCCGGGCGCCGCGGATCGTGGCACCATGGCGGCATGA
- a CDS encoding GNAT family protein: protein MHRSVIRPVTLKDAPVLAALYRRNRTFLQPWEPQRDESWFTVPGQQAYLAEALRERDAGLVAPFVILDGEEPVGRITISRITRGAFLSGGIGYWVSLDHTGRGLATAAVSAVKAYAFGDLRLHRLEAATLPHNIASQHVLITNGFVRIGRAPQYLQINGRWQDHVLFQVLAG from the coding sequence ATGCACCGTTCTGTGATCCGCCCGGTGACGCTCAAGGACGCGCCCGTCCTGGCGGCGCTCTACCGCCGCAATCGCACCTTCCTGCAGCCCTGGGAGCCGCAGCGCGACGAGTCCTGGTTCACCGTTCCGGGGCAGCAGGCCTACCTGGCCGAGGCGCTGCGCGAACGCGACGCCGGGCTGGTCGCCCCGTTCGTCATCCTCGACGGCGAGGAGCCGGTCGGCCGGATCACCATCTCCCGGATCACCCGCGGCGCGTTCCTGTCCGGCGGGATCGGCTACTGGGTGTCACTGGACCACACCGGCCGAGGTCTGGCCACCGCGGCGGTCAGCGCCGTCAAGGCGTACGCCTTCGGGGACCTGCGCCTGCACCGCCTGGAGGCGGCCACCCTGCCGCACAACATCGCCTCCCAGCATGTCCTCATCACGAACGGTTTCGTCCGGATCGGCCGGGCTCCGCAGTACCTGCAGATCAACGGACGCTGGCAGGACCACGTCCTGTTCCAGGTCCTCGCCGGCTGA
- a CDS encoding GNAT family N-acetyltransferase has product MTEFEMGATKTRDPKLVKQAATIWAEATAHRDLVDASDVKINDSIPLIEEVLAASEHSFLLAIADDEEAIISFAAVEPEREATQEGRGELRFLGVAPEHWGEGWARRLLIALPEACREEGFTDIILWVYADNTRAIWVYEAMGWNATGRTRKHEVTGRLEAEYRIKLG; this is encoded by the coding sequence ATGACCGAGTTCGAGATGGGTGCCACCAAGACCCGCGACCCCAAGCTGGTCAAGCAGGCTGCCACCATCTGGGCCGAGGCCACCGCGCACCGCGACCTGGTCGACGCGAGCGATGTGAAGATCAACGATTCCATCCCGCTGATCGAGGAGGTGCTGGCCGCCTCCGAGCACTCGTTCCTCCTGGCGATCGCCGATGACGAAGAGGCCATCATCTCCTTCGCCGCCGTCGAGCCCGAGCGCGAGGCCACCCAGGAGGGCCGCGGCGAGCTGCGCTTCCTCGGCGTCGCCCCCGAGCACTGGGGCGAGGGCTGGGCCCGCCGCCTGCTGATCGCCCTTCCCGAGGCCTGCCGCGAGGAGGGCTTCACCGACATCATCCTGTGGGTGTACGCCGACAACACCCGGGCCATCTGGGTCTACGAGGCGATGGGCTGGAACGCCACCGGCCGCACCCGCAAGCACGAGGTCACCGGCCGTCTCGAGGCCGAGTACCGCATCAAGCTGGGCTGA
- a CDS encoding NAD-dependent protein deacetylase: MLDRLTTLLPSRRWLVLTGAGMSTASGIPDYRDPDGTRRVQPMRIDEFRTSSEARRRYWARSYVGWQNLRRARPNPGHLALTALQRAGITGAVITQNVDGLHQAAGSTDVTELHGSLARVVCEACGEVTDRATLDARMAAANPGFVGAGTEIRPDGDAVLSAMAVDDFRAPLCTRCSADRLRPDVVFFGDVVPRPRVDHCFDLVERAEGLLVLGSSLQVMSGLRFVRRAAKQDLPIVLITRGRTRADDLVTLRWEAPLQEALPTLAERLAGVPASA; the protein is encoded by the coding sequence GTGCTCGACCGCCTCACCACCCTGCTGCCCTCCCGACGCTGGCTCGTGCTGACCGGCGCCGGGATGAGCACGGCGTCCGGCATCCCGGACTACCGGGACCCGGACGGCACCCGGCGGGTCCAGCCGATGCGGATCGACGAGTTCCGTACGTCGTCCGAGGCGCGCCGCCGCTACTGGGCCCGGTCGTACGTGGGCTGGCAGAACCTGCGCCGGGCCCGGCCGAACCCGGGCCACCTGGCGCTGACCGCACTGCAGCGGGCCGGCATCACCGGCGCGGTGATCACCCAGAACGTCGACGGGCTGCACCAGGCGGCCGGCAGCACCGACGTCACCGAACTGCACGGGTCACTCGCCCGCGTGGTCTGCGAGGCGTGCGGCGAGGTCACTGACCGCGCCACCCTCGACGCCCGGATGGCCGCAGCCAACCCGGGCTTCGTCGGCGCCGGCACCGAGATCCGCCCCGACGGCGACGCGGTGCTCTCCGCGATGGCGGTCGACGACTTCCGGGCGCCGCTGTGCACCCGCTGTTCGGCCGACCGGCTGCGGCCGGACGTGGTGTTCTTCGGCGACGTGGTGCCCCGGCCCCGGGTCGACCACTGCTTCGACCTCGTCGAACGGGCCGAGGGACTGCTGGTGCTGGGCAGCTCGCTGCAGGTGATGAGCGGCCTGCGGTTCGTCCGACGCGCCGCCAAGCAGGACCTGCCGATCGTGCTGATCACCCGCGGGCGGACCCGGGCCGACGACCTGGTCACCCTCCGGTGGGAGGCGCCCCTGCAGGAGGCGCTGCCCACGCTGGCCGAACGATTGGCCGGCGTCCCCGCGTCGGCCTGA